In Harpia harpyja isolate bHarHar1 chromosome 18, bHarHar1 primary haplotype, whole genome shotgun sequence, a single genomic region encodes these proteins:
- the LOC128153809 gene encoding LOW QUALITY PROTEIN: V-set and immunoglobulin domain-containing protein 4-like (The sequence of the model RefSeq protein was modified relative to this genomic sequence to represent the inferred CDS: inserted 2 bases in 1 codon), with protein MGMLVRAAVLMSPLLFCNAFLDLTGPSEVEGIWKGSITLPCAYVPEKDFVQQTLKWTVVHDQSSGTVFRRDSSGDHVLLSKYRDRVSVLKDAPGNVSLHILNLEVSDRGTYTCQVTWRASNNSLIAKDITTKVEVVKVAATKPVIRASEPGLTFPAGARASLTCVANGSPPISYRWFRSVPGGKALLLSSQAELAWDSLQPSDTGKYYCEAENRVGAGAVQQSDAVQLTVRDLPTTSLSXKDVGISGRRYPTTGQERNQPELVFRGTSVTSWTPWGSTTITDLPMPVVTPENGVGYPEKNYTTQNFQGTHLSLYLVILIAVVCGAVVFLVIFLIICSRKPKDAQVYEVKFHNSRTAASSRCESTDHYEAPISSTENNYVMEPMENKRYEEINIKKKEYVGNTEESVYEVGDTV; from the exons ATGGGAATGCTGGTGAGAGCAGCCGTGCTTATGAGTCCTCTTCTCTTCTGTAATG CTTTTCTGGACCTGACTGGCCCCAGTGAGGTTGAAGGCATATGGAAGGGATCTATCACCTTGCCATGTGCCTATGTGCCTGAGAAGGACTTTGTGCAGCAAACGCTCAAGTGGACTGTGGTACATGACCAGAGCTCTGGCACCGTCTTTCGGAGGGACAGTTCTGGTGACCATGTTCTCCTGTCCAAGTACAGGGACAGGGTCAGTGTCCTGAAGGATGCCCCAGGGAACGTGTCTCTCCACATCCTGAACCTGGAGGTCTCTGACAGGGGAACCTACACTTGCCAGGTCACCTGGAGAGCCAGCAACAACAGCCTGATAGCAAAAGACATCACCACTAAAGTGGAGGTTGTTAAAG TTGCAGCAACCAAGCCCGTCATCAGGGCCAGCGAGCCGGGGCTGACTTTCCCGGCAGGAGCCAGGGCCAGCCTGACCTGTGTGGCCAACGGGTCCCCCCCCATCAGCTACCGCTGGTTCAGGAGCGTCCCGGGAGGGAAAGCCCTGCTCCTGAGCAGCCAGGCCGAGCTGGCGTgggacagcctgcagccctccgACACCGGGAAGTACTACTGTGAGGCTGAAAACAGGGTTGGGGCCGGGGCTGTGCAGCAGAGCGACGCCGTTCAGCTGACGGTGAGAG ATCTGCCCACAACATCCCTCTC GAAGGATGTGGGAATCTCGGGGAGACGCTACCCAACCACAGGTCAGG AAAGAAACCAACCAGAGCTGGTGTTCAGAGGTACCTCAGTAACCTCTTGGACTCCATGGGGCTCCACCACTATTacag ATCTGCCCATGCCAGTAGTGACTCCTGAGAATGGTGTGGGATATCCAGAAAAGAATTACACAACTCAGA ATTTCCAAGGGACTCACCTGTCCCTGTACCTGGTCATCCTGATTGCTGTGGTTTGTGGTGCTGTGGTTTTCCTTGTCATCTTTCTTATTATTTGCAGTAGAAAGCCCAAAGACG CTCAAGTCTATGAAGTAAAATT CCATAACTCAAGAACAGCAGCTTCTTCAAGGTGTGAAAGTACAGATCATTATGAGGCACCCATCTCCTCCACTGAAAACAACTATGTGATGGAGCCCATGGAAAACAAAAgatatgaagaaataaatataaaaaagaaagaatacgTTGGAAACACCGAAGAATCTGTATATGAAGTAGGGGACACTGTATGA